In Streptomyces sp. TLI_146, the genomic stretch CCCCGCTGAGGCCCAGCTCGCGCTGGTGGCGGAACAACTCGGGGGCCAGCGGGGCCAGTAGCTGGTCGGCGAGCGTCTGCGGGTCGTCGAGCCCGGCCTCGCGCACCAGGTGGGCGACGTGCGCGCGCCAGAAGCCGTACGCCCCCGTCCCATAGCGGGCCGCCCCGGTCTCCGCACCGAGGGCCAGGGGGAGGTGGGCCTCCAAGAGGGCGACCATCTCGGCGTAGAACGCGGCCAGCCGCTCCCCCGGTGACGCGGCCCGCCCGCCCGGTTCGCCCGGGCCCAGCGGCGGTGCGCCGCGCAGCAGCTTCTCCTGGAGGGCCCGCTCGTGCTCGTCGAGCAGGGCGCGGGCGATCGCCGCGCGGTCGGGATAGCGCCGGTACAGCGTCCCCCGGCCGACTCCGGCGGCCTTCGCGATGTCCTCCATGGTCACCGAGGCGGGGTCGCGCTCGGCGAGGAGCCGCTCGGCGGCCGCGAGGATCCGGGCCCGGTTGCGGGCCGCGTCCGCCCGCTCGGGGGGCGCGGACCCGGCCTCGGTCCCGGGCAGCAGCGGAAGTTCACTCACCCCCTCACCCTAGAAGGCAAGTGGACACGCTGTCCACTTAGGCGTACGGTCCCGTTGCGAGGTAAGTGGACACGGCGTCCACTTACCCTGTTTTGGCTTGCAACACCCGTACCTGCCAAGGGAGTTCTCCATGCCGCACCTCCTGCACCTCGACTCCAGCGCCCGCCGTGACTCCTTCTCCCGACGGCTCGGGGCGACCTTCGCGACCGCGTGGCGGGCGGCCGGCGGCGGCACCGTGACGTACCGGGACCTCGCCGCCGAGCCGGTGCCGCCGATCGGGGAGGCGTGGACCCGTATCTGCGACACACTGCTGCGCGAGGGCATCACCGACATCGACCGGTACACCGAGGCCGTCCGCACCGACGAGGAGCGCGCGGCCTGGGCGGTCGTCGAACCGCTCCTCGCCGAACTGGTCGCCGCCGATGTCGTCCTGATCGGGGCGCCGATGTACAACTTCGGGGTCCCGGCCGCCCTCAAGGCGTGGATCGACCAGGTCACGTTCCCCAAGATGGTGCTGGCCCCGCGCAAGTTCGTGGTCGCCTCCGCACGCGGCGGCGCCTACGGCCCCGGCCTGCCCCGCGAGCCGTACGACCACCAGGGCCGCTACCTCCTGGACTTCTTCCGGGGCCACTACGCCGTCGACGACGCCGAGATCATCAGCGCCGAACTGGTCAACGCGCGCGTCGACCCCGCGCTGGCCGCACGCCTCGATCAGCACCGCGAGTCGTCGGCCGAAGCCACCGGGGCGGCACGCGAACTCGCCGGGAAACTCGCCCACTTCACGATCGGAAGCACCGGCAGGGGGGAGTGACCGTGCCATGGATCTGGCTGCTGCTCGCGGGCGCCGTCGAGGTCGCCTGGTCGCAGAGCATCGCCCCGACCGAGGGATTCACCAGGATCCCGCAGACCGTGCTCTGCCTCGTCCTGATGATGGGCGCGGTCTACCTGCTCTCCCGCGCCATGGCGGACCTGCCCCCGGGGATCTCGTACGCGATCTTCACGGGCATCGGCACGGTGGGGGCGATCGTGCTCGGCGTGGCGATCCGACACGAGCCGCTCGGCCCCGGCCGGATCGCGGCTCTGCTCCTGATCGTGGCGGGTCTGATGGTGGCGCGGCTGAGTGCGGGGGAGCAGTGAGCGGACGGGGGCCCGGGACCGTCGGCCCCGGCCCCCTTCGGCGTCAGACCCGGGTCGTTTCCGCCAGGCGGGAGGCCGGGGCCGGGTGCGCGGACCAGACCGGGGTACCGGCGGGGCGGTAGCCGTCGGACGGGTCCAGGGCCAGGGTGTTGAGGCGTGCCTGGGCGTCGAGGTGGGCGATCACGAGCCTGCCGTGGGCGTCCAGGGCCGCGGACGGGGCGTGCAGCAGAGGGCTGCCGCCCAGCGGGGTCCACTCCTGGCTCAGGGCGCTGCCGTCCAGGGGCTGCACCGACAGGGTCAGGCCGTGGTCGTCGCTGCGCTGGACCAGGGCGGCCTGGCCGGTGGGCAGGACGGCGTGGGCGAGCGGGCCGAAGCCGGGCGTGGTGTCGGCGATCTCGGGCTGGGTGTTCCAGGTGCCGCCCGCCGCCCGCTGGCGGTTGGCCAGGACCCAGCCGGTGCCGGGCTGGCGCGAGAACATCAGCAGGCTGCCGTCCGACTGCTCGACGAGGGTCACAGGGGCGGCGGGGCGCGCGAGCTGGGTTCCGTAGTCGCGCTCGAAGGCGCCGCCGGGGGTGGTCTGGTGCCAGCGCAGCATGCCCATGCCGACCATGCGGCTGGTGGCGTAGAACTCGACCGTGCCCTTGCTCAGGGTGACCGCCGCCGCCCCCTCCAGGGCGCCGCCCTGGAGGTCGCCCCACGGCTGCCAGCCCTCCTCGGTCAGCAGCCGCGTGCTGAGGCCGCCGCCGAAGTTGCGCAGGACGACCCGGACGCTGTTGCCGGTGACCGCGACGATCGGCATGCCCAGGGAGCGGCGGCGCGGCTCGTGCTGGGCCGACGCGCTGTACGGGCTCTGGAGGTCGGTCCAGGCGCCGAACTCGCCGGTGGCGGCGTCCTGTACGACGTGCATCAGGTCGCGCTGCTGGCGTTCGGGGGCGGCGCCGACCCGGGCGCGCACCGCGATGACGTGGATGCGGCCGCTGGCGTCGCGGACCGCGTCGAGCCGGGACAGGCACCGGCCGTCGTTGGCGGGCCACTGGCCCAGCGGCTCCGGCCCCGACCAGGTCTCGCCGCCGGGCCGGTCCTGGGTCCACCGCACCGGCCGGCCGCCGCGCACGCCGAAGGCGGTGAGCCGGCCGTCGGCGCGCAACTGGAGCCAGCTGGTGCTGGGCTGCCAGCGGTAGCTGGTGCTCTGGCCGTAGAAGCGGTTGTACGCGCGGTTGCCCAGCGGCCGGTCGCCGCACAGGCCCGCGGCCTTCTCGCAGTCGTGGCCGTCCTCGCCGCCGTAGACGTTCAGGTACGAGAACTTCCGGGCGGCCTGCTGGGCGCTGAGGTTGTTGGGGCGCAGCTTGTTGCAGTAGCCGAGGTAGCTCTCGACGGCGGGCGGCTGCTCGGGCGCGGTGCGCTCGTAGACATCGAGGGCGGCCAGGGCGAAGAACGCGGTGGCCGTGTGGTCCGGGTTGTCGGCGTAGGTGACCTCGCCGGTCTTCTGGTCGATGGCGGTGCGGTCGGGGTCCGGGTTCATGATGCGGACCACCGAGGGCGCGTAGTGCTTCAGCAGGTCGGCGAGGGTGTCGATCACCGCGGACCGGGTCATCCGCCGGCCGTCGCTCTTGGCGGGGATGGGGCTGTCGGTGGGGCGCAGGGTGGCGAGGTCCGCGCTGGTCTCGCGCCACAGGCCGATGATGCTGGAGCCGTCGGCGCCGTGCCCGGTGCGCAGGTTGAGGAAGATCAGGGTGACGCGGTTCTCGCCCAGGGTGGCGATCTCCGCGGTGACGCCGTCGCGCACCTTCAGGGTCTCGCGCTTCCACGGGGCGCGGCGGCCGCCGGTCACCATGGCGGCGTAGGCGGCGCGGATGCCGTGCTGGCGGGCGGCGGTGTAGCCCGCGAAGTCGGGTACGGCGGTCTTGCGGGCGGGGTCGTCCATGGCCAGGTTGATGCCGTCGGCCTCACCGGTCGTCAGATAGACGCTGACGATGGGCACCCCCGCCTCGACCGACTGGAGCAGGTCGGGCGTCATGAAGTACAGGTCGTCGTCCGTGTGGGCGCAGATCTGCAGGTGCGGGGCCGGTCCGGCGGTCCCGCGCTGCCGGGGCAGGGCGGTGGCGGTCGCGAAACGGTTGAACAGACGCATGGTGTGACGGGCCTTTCTGAACGCTCCGATCGGTGGGGACGGTCGGTT encodes the following:
- a CDS encoding TetR/AcrR family transcriptional regulator; translated protein: MSELPLLPGTEAGSAPPERADAARNRARILAAAERLLAERDPASVTMEDIAKAAGVGRGTLYRRYPDRAAIARALLDEHERALQEKLLRGAPPLGPGEPGGRAASPGERLAAFYAEMVALLEAHLPLALGAETGAARYGTGAYGFWRAHVAHLVREAGLDDPQTLADQLLAPLAPELFRHQRELGLSGERVAAGLAVLAHRTLD
- a CDS encoding FMN-dependent NADH-azoreductase; the protein is MPHLLHLDSSARRDSFSRRLGATFATAWRAAGGGTVTYRDLAAEPVPPIGEAWTRICDTLLREGITDIDRYTEAVRTDEERAAWAVVEPLLAELVAADVVLIGAPMYNFGVPAALKAWIDQVTFPKMVLAPRKFVVASARGGAYGPGLPREPYDHQGRYLLDFFRGHYAVDDAEIISAELVNARVDPALAARLDQHRESSAEATGAARELAGKLAHFTIGSTGRGE
- a CDS encoding multidrug efflux SMR transporter, with protein sequence MPWIWLLLAGAVEVAWSQSIAPTEGFTRIPQTVLCLVLMMGAVYLLSRAMADLPPGISYAIFTGIGTVGAIVLGVAIRHEPLGPGRIAALLLIVAGLMVARLSAGEQ
- a CDS encoding PIG-L family deacetylase → MRLFNRFATATALPRQRGTAGPAPHLQICAHTDDDLYFMTPDLLQSVEAGVPIVSVYLTTGEADGINLAMDDPARKTAVPDFAGYTAARQHGIRAAYAAMVTGGRRAPWKRETLKVRDGVTAEIATLGENRVTLIFLNLRTGHGADGSSIIGLWRETSADLATLRPTDSPIPAKSDGRRMTRSAVIDTLADLLKHYAPSVVRIMNPDPDRTAIDQKTGEVTYADNPDHTATAFFALAALDVYERTAPEQPPAVESYLGYCNKLRPNNLSAQQAARKFSYLNVYGGEDGHDCEKAAGLCGDRPLGNRAYNRFYGQSTSYRWQPSTSWLQLRADGRLTAFGVRGGRPVRWTQDRPGGETWSGPEPLGQWPANDGRCLSRLDAVRDASGRIHVIAVRARVGAAPERQQRDLMHVVQDAATGEFGAWTDLQSPYSASAQHEPRRRSLGMPIVAVTGNSVRVVLRNFGGGLSTRLLTEEGWQPWGDLQGGALEGAAAVTLSKGTVEFYATSRMVGMGMLRWHQTTPGGAFERDYGTQLARPAAPVTLVEQSDGSLLMFSRQPGTGWVLANRQRAAGGTWNTQPEIADTTPGFGPLAHAVLPTGQAALVQRSDDHGLTLSVQPLDGSALSQEWTPLGGSPLLHAPSAALDAHGRLVIAHLDAQARLNTLALDPSDGYRPAGTPVWSAHPAPASRLAETTRV